The DNA window AAATCATAATATAGAATATTAGAAACAAGTTAAGATGTCAAAGGTGAACAAAATTATGCAAAATAATATGAAAATAAGATTATCGGTTGATAACTTTTATGATAATATTTCTAAAAATAAACAGAAGATAAAAATTGATCCGAAGCTACTGAGTAAATCGCTAGGGTATGATGAAAATATTATCAATGAATTTCCAGATGAGATAAATATGGGGCTTTCTTGTGGTAATCCAATTAATCACTTAAAAATTAAAGAAGGACAATCTTTAATTGATTTAGGGTGTGGAGCAGGCATGGATATTTTTATTACTAAGATGAAAAATCCTAAAGTAGGAATGCTTTATGGTTTGGATAGATTGGATTCAATGTTAGAAAAAGCGAAGAAGGTTAGAGATAATAAGAAATTTGATAATATTGAATTTATTAAGGGAGAATTAATAAATATTCCTTTAGTAGATGGGTCAGTTGATAGAGTTATTAGTAACTGTGTTATTAATCTAGAACCAGATAAACAAAAAGTATACGACGAAATTTATCGTATTCTAAAAGAAGATGGTATGTTTGTAATATCTGATATTATTTTGAAAAAAGATTTGCCACTAGAATGGAAAAATTCTAGTAGAATGCATTGCACTTGAGTTGCAGGAGCTCTTCTG is part of the Gemella haemolysans ATCC 10379 genome and encodes:
- a CDS encoding methyltransferase domain-containing protein, producing the protein MQNNMKIRLSVDNFYDNISKNKQKIKIDPKLLSKSLGYDENIINEFPDEINMGLSCGNPINHLKIKEGQSLIDLGCGAGMDIFITKMKNPKVGMLYGLDRLDSMLEKAKKVRDNKKFDNIEFIKGELINIPLVDGSVDRVISNCVINLEPDKQKVYDEIYRILKEDGMFVISDIILKKDLPLEWKNSSRMHCT